In Candidatus Methanoperedens sp., a single window of DNA contains:
- a CDS encoding bifunctional fructose-bisphosphatase/inositol-phosphate phosphatase, which produces MTSHTFYELCNDAAEAIQEAVSGIVGKPEAGVTLRIGADGTPTEKIDEVAENAALSVLEADGRSMRFVSEELGEKVIGSKPEFTFVLDPIDGTFNAINNIPFFCVPIAVGSSDLSDIRYGYVRNLVNGDIYTAQQGKGAFLNNRRIHTSSLSELSLLSVISYSHRPHAVAINNHNVRRVRVFGCAALELCYIASGIFDAFIDMRSMLRVTDIAASKLIVEEAGGRVTDGKGKPLSTPLDVKQRVNMVASNGAVHDKLLELV; this is translated from the coding sequence ATGACATCCCATACATTTTATGAACTGTGCAATGATGCTGCAGAGGCTATCCAGGAGGCGGTTTCAGGAATTGTGGGAAAACCAGAAGCAGGCGTAACTCTTCGCATCGGCGCCGATGGGACGCCGACAGAAAAAATAGATGAAGTGGCTGAGAATGCTGCCCTGTCTGTGCTTGAAGCAGACGGCAGGTCGATGAGGTTTGTGAGCGAGGAACTGGGTGAGAAGGTAATCGGCAGCAAACCAGAGTTTACATTTGTGCTTGACCCGATAGACGGCACCTTTAATGCGATAAACAACATCCCTTTTTTCTGCGTGCCTATTGCAGTCGGAAGCTCTGATTTATCCGACATCAGATATGGATACGTGAGGAACCTTGTTAACGGGGATATCTACACAGCGCAGCAGGGAAAGGGCGCATTCTTGAACAACAGGAGAATACATACCTCCTCTCTTTCCGAGCTCTCCCTTCTCAGTGTGATATCATACAGCCACCGTCCCCATGCAGTCGCCATCAATAACCACAATGTGAGAAGGGTGAGGGTATTCGGGTGCGCGGCACTTGAACTCTGCTATATTGCTTCCGGGATTTTCGATGCTTTTATCGATATGCGAAGCATGCTTCGGGTTACCGATATAGCGGCTTCGAAACTGATAGTGGAGGAAGCGGGCGGCAGAGTAACGGATGGAAAAGGAAAACCGCTTTCCACGCCGCTTGATGTGAAACAGCGTGTGAACATGGTTGCCAGCAACGGCGCTGTCCATGATAAATTGCTCGAACTTGTGTAG